In Rattus norvegicus strain BN/NHsdMcwi chromosome 1, GRCr8, whole genome shotgun sequence, a genomic segment contains:
- the LOC100912195 gene encoding LOW QUALITY PROTEIN: protein BEX1 (The sequence of the model RefSeq protein was modified relative to this genomic sequence to represent the inferred CDS: deleted 3 bases in 2 codons), with the protein MESKDQGAKNLNVENDHQKKEEKEEKPQDTIKREPSVAPTFEAGKNCAPRGGHRQFRVRQPIAHCRWDLMHRVGDPQARMKEENVQRFGEDMRHLMGKLRERQLREISTDLISMDPHYDHHDEFCLIP; encoded by the exons ATGGAGTCCAAAGATCAaggagcaaag aatctcaatgTGGAAAATGACCatcagaaaaaggaggaaaaggaagaaaagccgCAAGATACCATCAAAAGGGAGCCATCTGTGGCCCCCACTTTTGAGGCTGGCAAAAATTGTGCACCTAGAGGAGGTCACAGGCAGTTCCGCGTTAGGCAGCCCATTGCCCACTGTAGATGGGACCTGATGCACAGGGTTGGAGACCCCCAGGCCAGGATGAAAGAGGAGAATGTACAAAGGTTTGGGGAGGATATGAGACACCTCATGGGCAAGTTGAGGGAAAGGCAGCTGCGGGAGATAAGCACTGACCTGATAAGCATG GACCCTCACTATGACCACCATGATGAATTTTGCCTTATTCCCTGA